One Triticum dicoccoides isolate Atlit2015 ecotype Zavitan chromosome 4B, WEW_v2.0, whole genome shotgun sequence genomic window carries:
- the LOC119293619 gene encoding sarcoplasmic reticulum histidine-rich calcium-binding protein-like, which translates to MAASAAHVAALAAVLLFIPSLLATVAAQQGKAKAFCISQFAIASQACSILPPSPPEDDHHHHHDDDDDDDDDDEHHGGDGDRRLRGRHGHAAVINISSLGLMAANNDSSGVDVARNGTGHHGGNHTRHGRGRRRGRGRLRGTGHGRRGRVRDGNEDPDHDDDHEEDPDHDDDHDDDDDDDDDDDHEHNDDDHEHHHDEELRAYRDCCRWLQEVQKDCVCEALLRLPPFLVKPQHKYVVRVGRTCRIVYRCGGV; encoded by the coding sequence ATGGCGGCATCGGCGGCCCACGTCGCGGCGCTGGCCGCCGTCCTCCTCTTCATCCCTTCCCTCCTCGCCACTGTCGCCGCGCAGCAGGGCAAGGCCAAGGCCTTCTGCATCAGCCAGTTCGCCATCGCCAGTCAGGCCTGCTCCATCCTGCCGCCCAGCCCCCCGGAGGACGACCATCACCACCaccacgacgatgatgatgacgacgacgacgacgacgagcacCATGGCGGTGACGGTGACCGCCGCCTCCGTGGACGCCATGGCCACGCGGCGGTCATCAACATCTCGTCCCTTGGCCTGATGGCGGCAAACAACGACAGCAGCGGCGTTGACGTTGCAAGAAACGGCACCGGTCACCATGGTGGCAACCACACCCGCCACGGGCGCGGGCGCAGACGCGGGCGCGGGCGTCTTCGTGGTACTGGACACGGCCGGCGTGGGCGTGTGCGCGACGGTAATGAGGACCCCGACCATGACGACGACCACGAGGAGGACCCCGACCATGACGACgaccatgacgacgacgatgacgacgacgacgacgacgaccacgAGCACAATGACGACGACCACGAGCACCACCACGACGAGGAGCTCCGGGCGTACCGCGACTGCTGCCGGTGGCTCCAGGAGGTGCAGAAGGACTGTGTGTGCGAGGCGCTCCTGCGGCTGCCGCCGTTCCTCGTAAAGCCACAGCACAAGTACGTCGTCCGGGTTGGGCGGACGTGCCGGATCGTCTACCGCTGCGGCGGCGTGTAG